The region aggtatgaatgtgagtgtgaatggttgtttgtctatatgtgccctgtgattggctggcgaccagtccagggtgtaccctgcctctcgccccaagacagctgggataggctccagcacccccgcgaccctcgtgaggaaaaagcggtagaaaatgaatgaatgaaaggataaCTATCGGGCCGACCAAATAGTCACAATACTATTTTTCACCAGCTGACAATTCCAAGTCTTCTGACATGTTTTATCATGCATGTTTTCGGGATGCTACCTAACTCTAGTTTATTTACGGTTCAATGAACATGTACCTTTTTGTTTCCTCGCAGGGTTTCTACGGGGATCAGTTTGGTGAAGATCAAGTGGAAGTCATTAAGGATTCCAACCCAGTAGACAAGTGCAAGCTCGACCCCAATAAGGTTGgacaaaatcaaaacattatcCGACCATAACGGTATAGGCTAACTCCTGTCTTTTTCCAGGCCTTCATCCAGATCACGTACGTGGAACCGTACTTCGACACTTACGAAATGAAGGACCGCATCACGTATTTCGACAAGAACTACAACCTGCGGCGTTTTGTCTACTGCACCCCCTTCACGCTGGATGGACGAGCGCATGGGGACCTGCACGAGCAGTTCAAGCGCAAGACCATCCTGACCACCTCCCATGCCTTCCCTTACATTAAGACACGCATCAACATCATCCACAAAGAGGAGGTAAATAAGACAAATTAAGAAAAAGTGACCATcgatccacattttttttcattccggATCttccgatatcaaccaataccaGAGCTCCGATACCTTCCGTATCATCAACAAGAAGAAAAGTGACTCTTGTTGTCCCCTTCCAGATTATTTCCACCCCCATTGAGGTGGCCATCGAAGACATGCAGAAGAAGACACAGGAGCTGGCCTTCGCCACCCACCAGGATCCTTCTGATGCCAAGATGTTGCAGATGGTCCTACAGGGGTCCGTGGGCACCACTGTCAACCAGGTGAACGTTGATACCATCTCTCATATGGTCCCGACTTGTTAAGCAGACAAGTCCTTAACGTTCTAAATCTGTTTTCAAATGTGTCTTTTGTTCAGGGGCCGTTGGAGGTTGCCCAGGTGTTCCTATCCGAAATCCCTAGCGACCCCAAACTGTACAGACACCATAATAAGCTACGACTCTGCTTCAAGGACTTCACAAAGAGGTAGGAAACTGGAAATATTGGACAAAATTGATAGGAAATTGAACAATCATGATAAAGCAGCATCCAAGCATCCAGTCTACGGACAATTTAGATTCAaccatgcatggggagaacatgcaaacacacacaaaatggagATTCCGGAATGTGTGGTCAAGATGCTAACCACTGGGGCACAGTGCAGCTAAGATCAAACACtattaatgcacaaaataatcatcaaacttacagtatttgttcatatgatgcacacagagcagtGTCACCTTACTGCTCAgaggcgttcaggtgcactCGTAATTGGTGAGTGTTACGACGTGCAGGGATCCAttgtattcatatattattcTGCCCAGATTTTTCCCGGGTCTTCCTATGTAGAATACAAATTGATGAACTTTCGGAATAAAGTATGATATAATTAttctggaaaaaacccacattcCCCAAGATGTGAAGATGCCCTGCGGAAGAACAAGAGCCTGATTGGTCCCGACCAGAAGGAATACCAGAGGGAGCTGGAGAGGAACTACCACCGCCTGAAGGAGGCGCTGCAGCCTCTCATCAACAGAAAGATCCCTCAGCTTTATAAACCAGTGCTGCAGGTCAACTCGCACAGGTAGGTTTCCTTCCTGGTCCATAGCGACGCgagaagaataagaataaagttggaaataaACGaccaaaaaaagtaaatttaagacaaaaaaaagttgtatatttttgagggggaaaaaggttgtaatattaccTTTGCCCAAGGCCTGTTATGACAGTATTAAAGTGTTAAAAGTAAAGTATTTAAATAATCAGAGATTTTTTGACTAAAGCtgtaaatttattaaaataaagtcgtacatttacaagaaaaaaatcgtaacatcatgagaataaattcatacatttatgattttttttgctcgAAAATGTACCAACTTATTCTCTTAAATGTGCAatgttttttctcgtaaatgtgtaactttattctcgtaaatgtattatttttttctcgtaaatttgttacattattcttgtaaattcgtgccttttttgtaaatttatgacttaattgttgtaaaaattattaaaaaaaaattctgcacaTTTGCGATTTCAGTCCTCTTAAATTTATGGCTTTAGtcttataatattacagcttttaaatgtacaacttaatttttattacattttttactttaattttttttaatttacaagaataaagttggaaatttacaaaaaaaaagtaacaaagtaaAAGTATGTAAAGTCAAATGTACAAGAATagtctttttttctgtaaaattattactgtattctcattaccacttttttcacaaattactttattctcgaaaatgtaaatttttactttttttcttgtaactttacGAAATAACTCTAGTAGATTTTAATCTTTTTCCTCATATGTTTACAACTTTAGTCTTATAcattttctgactttattcccgtaaatgTACCAGTTTGTTCTTGtagatttacaacttttttaacagaaattttaagacttaattctcataatttatatactattttttaaaataaatgtacgactttatacTCAAAATGTcagggttgtttttttccagtgtgACCCTAATACTCTGTCGTACATTTCTCTTCACCAAAGCACcgcatgaaaaaaaacgtgtgatGAACATTCGGagtaaaaatttgtttttttttgttttttttccagagattCATTCAGCAGACTAAGTCTTCGCAAAGTTGACATTTGAAGAAGCCACGCAAAGCCACACCAGAAGATgcaatattaatttattcttgAGTGTAAATAGCAGAACGGTTCGTGAAAAGGCTTCAAGTCGGTACGTCATTCCAGTGTCTTATCCTGTTTACACACAACTCAATCTGCGGGACGAACAAGTGGATCTTCAGTTTTAAAGAGACACCTTGACCTTTTTAGACTTGGGGAATGTTTTCCTCATagggtgcatttttttttttttttaacaattttatgtTAACCTTCACTCCACAAGTACGAGCCAGCTTGCTGCAAGCTACCAAAACAAACCAATGCTACCAAGAATGTTGACATTAAGTTATTGGTTGAAGTGCCAAAAAAACTACTTTTTACGCCAAATTCTGACAAACCTTTTTAAATGTCAAGGTGTCTTTTTAATTAACGTATGTGTCAAAGAAATCTGTATTCAATGtgtgcactttttttaaattctggcGTAGCAATGCATTTTACAACTTGAAAGTTAATGttattatggggggggggggtggaaaaatgaaaatgtgcaaaaaaaaagtatcattatttatcatattGCTTTACCACTTTTTGTTAAAGCAACAATGCTTCAGTTAGGTActgaaaatgtataattttatgtagttctgtttttgttaattttaatattttacaaaataaatattttaatgttcaGTTGTGGGACGCTGATAATCAGTTGgtgttttgttattgtctgGAAAGTAATAGAAATAtagatatagaaatatatatatatatagatatatatatggCTTTTAAGAACGTGAGACAAGACAAGTGTAGCACTTTCATTCACGCAACTTTTAAGTAAAATGATACTTCCAACATacaatcagagaaaaaaaaatcatacacagtacaaaaaatactttagaaaagcatttttaaaagaAAGCTGGTTTGCTTCTCTAATTGCGGTGACTTTGCACATATACAGAACAAGTATCAAaagtatatactgtagtattaAATAACTACAGTACATAGTAGAGCTTATCAAGAGTGAACGTTGAGGTGCTGTCAGTGTGTGGTGTCGGCTACTCTCTTATAGAAGAGCAGGTACGGTGTTGAGGAGGAGCAGGTCTGATGGGAGCAGGCTTGGAGGACATCCTGCTCCTCAAACAAACGCACTTCGGAATCGTCGAATAGCAGCCATTTGCCTTCGTACTCGAGGAGGTTGTTCAAAGCCTTCTGCTCCGAGGCCGCCACCTCCTCACAGGATGTTGTCGAAGGTTCCTCCTTTTTTGTCCCCGATTCTGCGTTTTGTTTCTGGTTTAGAGTTTTTCTCTGTTTGGACCCCTCTGTTGTCCCGCTGCTCGGTGTTCCCTCTCCGTCCTTGATACTACCGAGGTCACAGCTCACTGAGCTCCGCTGACCTCCCAGGAGTCCGACCCCACCTTCCGGAAGCTTCTTGCTTCCTAGTTTGCCGCAAGTCATGCTGGGTGCAGGTTGTTCTTTAGCATTCTGCTTAATAGAAACCTCTCCATCGTCGTAGTccttcacctcctcctcttGCTGCTTTTCTGTCTCCTTCCTGTCTTGAAGCCAGAGCTTGGCATCTTCCAAGCCACTCATGCGGACGTAAGCGGTGTAGTGACCACTGCTGATGGACACGCCGCTATGCATGACCACGGCGAAGAGCTCATAGTGTTGACCTTTGCTGGATGACCCAGGGGTGCACCACTCCTCCAGTGATAAAGTCAAAGGTGTCTGCAAGGGTGTGCTCACCTTTGACAGACCTGCGTACGGATCAGTTCTAGGGGAGGGAACAACCAAAACACAAGAAAGATGATGACAAATTGTGCAGGGTGAAATGAGGAATGCAGTATATtcaagaaattaaaaaacaagcaaaaatgtaaaattcagcAACAAATTTAAGGAAAAAAGTTGGACTCTAATGAGACAAATGCATAatgtaatgaggaaaaataatgtcaatttaGTAACACAAacgtgaaatattaaagaaaaaaatcattttaaaagtcatgaaattatgactttttggaaaatttggtgtcaggattttttttttaatatttaatttttttcatctaTAACTATATGTAATTTGTTAACAtgattttttctgtatgtggccCTTGGACGCCCCTGGGTTAGCAACTTACTCTAAACTGTTGGCGGAGAAGCGCTTGAGGTGAATGGTGATGACGTCTGGTGTTTTGTCAAACAGAAGACTCCTCTCGGCCTCGGTGTAATGGTGACACGTGTCACAGAAGTACTTGTCTTCTCCAGCGATGCGTTCTACAGATGCAAACTGTGAGATGGACCATTTGAGGGTCTTCTGCTCTAATTTTGGATATGGAGAAACTGTAGAGACAAGAAATATCAATAAGAAAGGTGTGTGTTGTTCGGAGATGAGTAGATCTTCTGACCTTTCCTGCAATGACCAACTTCACAAGCCTAAAGCTATAcgttaaggttttgttttttttaacgtttccCAACCTTTCAGACCACATAATGTTCTAGAAGAGGCTGAGAACCCCTTCTCCTAAACCAGAAAAACACCAAGACCAGTTCCTAGTGAACTATCCAGTTGAGGAGTCTTCCCAATTTGTATCAACAAAAGGATGACCAAATACAGTCCCACCTATGTCATGGTACTagtgtggccttttattgtggccagcctaaaaCCCACCTGTGCAACTATACTGTCAGCGACTTTATAAGCCCTGCCTGTGCGGTGGATGGATTGCTTTAAACCCTCACCTGATGAGAGGTCGTCCGGACTGCTGGGCTCCTCATCCAGCACGGGGACACTGATGTCCTGGAAGTCCTCCCTCCGCTCTGTGAAGCTCTCACACTCCAGACAGCGAGTCCGTAGAACCAGCTGACCCTGGAACAAGCGCTCCATCAAGTCTAGACTGTCTGCAAGGCAACAGAAGCACAAGGAGAAGGTCCAGGTTCATGTTACATTGTTATGTAGGAGTTCCATCAAGGCTGGATGAACATGACGTCATACCGTGATGTTGTGTTTCCTTGACATGGTTGATGTTTGGAGGGATGACCTGACTGTCTTCCGACTCCTCAACCTGAGGTTGCCCGTCATCAGTCACATCGTTTCCTTGCTCTCTTTTTGTTGGGTTCtttccaaaagaggaagtgATTTTACCGACCGTGCGAAACATGGACATGATGCTGGTTTGTTTCCCAACCGGCCTGAGCCAGCTCAGTTTGGTACGTTTCTTCTTTTTCCCATCAGTCTCGTTGGAAGTcttggcatcatcatcatcctcttcctcctccacttTCATTTCCTTGTCTCTATTTTCTTCCTCTGCAGCTTTGCTCTGGGTGACGTTACAAGACGACTTCCT is a window of Doryrhamphus excisus isolate RoL2022-K1 chromosome 5, RoL_Dexc_1.0, whole genome shotgun sequence DNA encoding:
- the usp1 gene encoding ubiquitin carboxyl-terminal hydrolase 1 isoform X1, whose amino-acid sequence is MKARVSTLGAVATPSRKSASDSGVKMPGLQGEHVSSLGSPIKRNKLSLKFFQKKETKRALDFSEPQAEEASCDQVVPAPSSRPASPVLLPSCEKRDDLVPFVGFSNGGNTCYLNSILQVLYHCPGLKEGIKSLYKLSKRNTKVTEEPGKCEEPAEGAAESSAAHIELIGSFHSLITSVEQVQAKFLLSPESFRERELDTSPRKILHTLRQLNPMYEGYLQHDAQEVLQCILGYIQEACITIRKEQKLEKQDVGNVTEADVENGSHSVQESDSITEDDGQGSGKRKSDTEMGNAKKKPKSSKPGQSTAEEEHELSAPVTRSKRKSSCNVTQSKAAEEENRDKEMKVEEEEDDDDAKTSNETDGKKKKRTKLSWLRPVGKQTSIMSMFRTVGKITSSFGKNPTKREQGNDVTDDGQPQVEESEDSQVIPPNINHVKETQHHDSLDLMERLFQGQLVLRTRCLECESFTERREDFQDISVPVLDEEPSSPDDLSSVSPYPKLEQKTLKWSISQFASVERIAGEDKYFCDTCHHYTEAERSLLFDKTPDVITIHLKRFSANSLETDPYAGLSKVSTPLQTPLTLSLEEWCTPGSSSKGQHYELFAVVMHSGVSISSGHYTAYVRMSGLEDAKLWLQDRKETEKQQEEEVKDYDDGEVSIKQNAKEQPAPSMTCGKLGSKKLPEGGVGLLGGQRSSVSCDLGSIKDGEGTPSSGTTEGSKQRKTLNQKQNAESGTKKEEPSTTSCEEVAASEQKALNNLLEYEGKWLLFDDSEVRLFEEQDVLQACSHQTCSSSTPYLLFYKRVADTTH
- the usp1 gene encoding ubiquitin carboxyl-terminal hydrolase 1 isoform X2 yields the protein MPGLQGEHVSSLGSPIKRNKLSLKFFQKKETKRALDFSEPQAEEASCDQVVPAPSSRPASPVLLPSCEKRDDLVPFVGFSNGGNTCYLNSILQVLYHCPGLKEGIKSLYKLSKRNTKVTEEPGKCEEPAEGAAESSAAHIELIGSFHSLITSVEQVQAKFLLSPESFRERELDTSPRKILHTLRQLNPMYEGYLQHDAQEVLQCILGYIQEACITIRKEQKLEKQDVGNVTEADVENGSHSVQESDSITEDDGQGSGKRKSDTEMGNAKKKPKSSKPGQSTAEEEHELSAPVTRSKRKSSCNVTQSKAAEEENRDKEMKVEEEEDDDDAKTSNETDGKKKKRTKLSWLRPVGKQTSIMSMFRTVGKITSSFGKNPTKREQGNDVTDDGQPQVEESEDSQVIPPNINHVKETQHHDSLDLMERLFQGQLVLRTRCLECESFTERREDFQDISVPVLDEEPSSPDDLSSVSPYPKLEQKTLKWSISQFASVERIAGEDKYFCDTCHHYTEAERSLLFDKTPDVITIHLKRFSANSLETDPYAGLSKVSTPLQTPLTLSLEEWCTPGSSSKGQHYELFAVVMHSGVSISSGHYTAYVRMSGLEDAKLWLQDRKETEKQQEEEVKDYDDGEVSIKQNAKEQPAPSMTCGKLGSKKLPEGGVGLLGGQRSSVSCDLGSIKDGEGTPSSGTTEGSKQRKTLNQKQNAESGTKKEEPSTTSCEEVAASEQKALNNLLEYEGKWLLFDDSEVRLFEEQDVLQACSHQTCSSSTPYLLFYKRVADTTH